DNA sequence from the Oncorhynchus clarkii lewisi isolate Uvic-CL-2024 chromosome 9, UVic_Ocla_1.0, whole genome shotgun sequence genome:
GTAGCTTGGTGGTCACAGATCAGTTCATGCAGTCTTACCAACTCCTATGAACAATTCCATTGGAGTTGGTAAGAcacaaacagatctaggaccaccaggctactactacagtactttcTGCCTACTAGGGCAACTCCAGTATGTTGTTCTGGGCATACAGGTCCTCTGTCACTTGGTATACCTCAGAGATGAGAGGCAGGGTGTCCCCTAGCACAGCCATGACCTGCTCTGGGCTACCTACATTCATCACATCAAAGAGCGTAGCACGACCTGGGAGAGCCCAGAACGCTGTGCCGGCAGCCTTGCGGATGATCCATGCATGGTGCTGGGCGAGGGACTCATTATAGGCCTCAGAGCACATGACCGAGGTATTGCTGTCCTCAGTGCTGGTTTGTAGCCTCTCCAGGAATAGCTCCAGCCAGCGCAGGGCACGGTGCAGCCTCAGGAGGGTGCGGCAGCCGGACTCTGGGAAACTGCCTCTCTTGGTCAGGTCCACCAGTTGGCTGTCCAGTTCATACTTGACCATAGACTGGATGGTGACGTAGTGGGCCCCATTCTCACCATTCAGATGGTTGACCAGGATTTGGATCTTGTTGACAGCATCCTTGGAGATGAAGGAAAACACACTCCCCAGGCAGTTCATGAATCTGGAAATAAAGGACAATAAACACATTTTAATCATACACATAAAAGCCATTTTATTGGACTACCATGATGCATTCATATATAAGCCTACCCAACCCAAGTCTTCAAATATGTCATTATTCTAAATAACTTTATTTTGAAACAACCAGAATCATTTACACTGAGATAAATTATGACTTTTTTTAAGGATACCTAACTAGATTATGTGCATAAACTGATTAGTACGGCTTGCCAACTATGCCAGACTCAAGGATTTATTTACATTAGCCCAATGCCAAGGCTAAATCAAATGAAAGTTTATtgtgtgtataaacagtgtagcaaaaatgcaatgtacagtagtagatacagtatattaaaaTTAGCTATGTGAGAATACAGTAGACATATATGAATatacattgtgaaaaactgtaTAAATGAAACTGGAAGTGTCCAAATcaacacagtttagcagatgttaaagcaggtgcagcaaaatgcttatgttactagctcctagcAATAAAGCaataaaatgtcaaacaagtaaacaaagaaattatcagtctataattttaatggtaggttaatttgaacagtgagagacagaataacgacaaaaaaatccagaaaaacgcatgtcaaaaatgttataaatttatttgcattttaatgagggaaataagtatttgacccctctgcaaaacatgacttagtacttggtggcaaaacccttgttggcaatcacagaggtcagacgtttcttgtagttggccaccaggtttgcacacatctcaggagggattttgtcccactcctctttgcagatcttccccaagtcattaaggtttcgaggctgatgtTTGGCAACACGAaacttcagctccctccacagatttcctatgggattaaggtctggagactggctaggccactccaggaccttaatgtgcttcttcttgagccactcctttgttgccttggcagtgtgttttgggttattctgtctctcactgttcaaataaccCTAcgattaaaattatagactgatcatttctttgtcagtgggcaaatgtacaaaatcagcaggggatcaaatacttccCCCCctcactgtacagtatatacaccggATTAATTTACacaagatatactaagaatgatatgtacagcagtagacaTATAACAGTCATGTCAAGAATcatgtatataaataaatatgtggtgtgtataaacagtgtaactaAAATGCAAGAGTAGTAGAAATATTAGAATGAGCTATGTCGAGAATACAGTACTTAAATACACAATACAAAACCCCATGGAAAAATGTTTTGAATTGCAGGAGATTAGCTTCTGGACTCTttaaacatacagtacactaccgttcaaaagtttggggtcacttagaatcccggagttgcctcttcactgttgacgttgagactggtgttttgcgggtactatttaatgaagctgccagttgaggacttgtgaggtgtctgtttctcaatctagacactctaatgtacttgtcctcttgctcagttgtgcaccggggcctcccaatcctctgtctattctggttagagccagtttgcgctgttctgtgaagggagtagtacacagcgttgtacgagatcttcagtttcttcgcaatttcttgcatggaatagccttcatttctcagaacaagaatagactgacaagtttcagaagaaagttctttgtttctagctattttgagtctgtaatcgaacccacaaatgctgatgctccagatactcaactagtctaaagaaggccagttttattgcttctttaatcagaaccacagttttcagctgtgctaacataattgcaaaatagttttctaatgatcaattagccttttaaaattataaacttggatttgctagcacaaagtgccattggaacataggagtgatggttgctgataatgggcctctgtatgcctatgtagatattccattatttgtatttatttttttgttt
Encoded proteins:
- the LOC139416736 gene encoding ceramide-1-phosphate transfer protein-like translates to MAVALEDLKFTLQEVLDTFKSCLSEHKEVFLEHYVAGWRGLVRFMNCLGSVFSFISKDAVNKIQILVNHLNGENGAHYVTIQSMVKYELDSQLVDLTKRGSFPESGCRTLLRLHRALRWLELFLERLQTSTEDSNTSVMCSEAYNESLAQHHAWIIRKAAGTAFWALPGRATLFDVMNVGSPEQVMAVLGDTLPLISEVYQVTEDLYAQNNILELP